The Thermotoga sp. SG1 region CACACCTTTTTCTTACACAGATCCTTCAAATATCATAAGGCACGGGTTTCCGGAGTACTCTGGACTTTTCTTTGTGTTGGTGAATGCATCACTTCTGATCGTCTCGATCGTTTCGTTCTCACGAAAAGACATTCTTGTTTGATGGAGGGATCGTGTTGACGAAAAAAGAAGCGATATTGAAAGCGGCGATAGAAGTGTTTGGGAAAAAAGGGTACGAAAGAGCCACAACGGATGAGATAGCAGAGAAGGCCAGGGTGGCTAAGGGATTGATCTTTCATTACTTCAGGAACAAAGAAGGACTTTACTACCAAGCCTACTGTAAGGTGGTGGAAAAACTTCAGAGAGAGTTTGAAAACTTCATGAGAAAGAACAAAAACAGAGATATCTTCGATTTCATGGAAAGGTGGTTGGAGAAAAAACTTGAGTATTCCATAAATCATCCTGAAGAAACTAGCTTTCTGGTGACGCTCGTTGGTGTAAAAGAGGACCTGAGAAGAAGGATCCTCACTGATCTTGAAAAGACACAGGGAAAATTTTTCAATTTTGTGAGAGAGAAGCTGAAGGAGCTGAAACTGGCAGAAGGTGTGAATGAGGAAACGGCACTGAAGTTTCTAATGTGGTTCTTCAAGGGGTTCGAAGAGATGTACATCAGAACCTATCAGGGAAGGCCGGATCAGTTGAAGAAGGATGCCCAAAACCTCGTTGAAGAAGTGAAGGTGATGCTGAAGATCGTAAAGAGGGGTATGTTGAAAGAGTGAAGCGGGGATGCCCCCGCTTCTTCAGGATATTCCAAGGAGTCTGTCGATCTTTGCTTTGTCGAATCCGATGACTATTTTGTTTCCAATTTCGATCACGGGAACTCCCATCTGTCCGGTCTTTTTCACCATTAGTTCTGCCTCTTTTGGATTTTTCGTCACATCTACCTCTTTGAATTTCAATCCCAGGGATCTGAAGTATTCTTTCGCCTTTCTGCAGTATGGACAGGTCGGTGTTGTGTAGATTTTGATTTTCAGGTGCTGCACCTTCTCACCTCCATTTTCTACCTATTTGGTCTAAATTTATTCTACTACAAACTGGAGATACTTTCAACTGTTTCTCACAGAATCGAAAGGTTCTGAATGCGAATTATCATGCTACAATCTTTCCTGTGCAAGGAGGGATTCTGTGAGATACAGACTCATGTCGATAGAATTTCTCGTGTACGGATCGATGGCGGTTTATTCGCTTTTGAGTCAATTTCTTGCAAGTGAGGGACTTACAAAATCCCAGATCGGTCTTTTGATGGCAATCATGCCCATCTCTTCTCTTTATGCAAACCATTTGAACTTCGAGATCGCCTCCGCTGCTGGAAGGGTGAACTGGTTGAAGAAGGTGGTTTTCTTTGCTGGATTTCTTCTGTGGGGGCTGTTTCTTTTCGAAGATTTCTATGTGAAACTTCTCTTCATGGCGGTTTTTGCCTTTTTCTTTTCAGCGACGGCACCTCTTGCAGAGTCTGTGATCGTGGACATCACACACCAGTCGAGGATGAACTACGGCAGGATCAGACTCTTTGGAACGTTTGGTTTTTCCTTCACGGCACTGTTGATGAGTGCCCTGATCAGGATTGGATACGTCATGATATTCATGGTCTTCACTTTGCTCATGATACTCACATTTTTCACCCTGAAGAAGGTAGATGAGGTTGAGCTGGGAGATGAGGAAAAGAGCAGGAGCAGAAAGCCCCTGCCGGTCTTCTTCTGGTTACTTCTTCCGGTGGTGATCTTTGGTATAGCTGTGAACAATTTCAACTTCGTTTTTCTGCCCGTTCTAATAGAAGAGAGAGGTTACGACATTTCTCTTGCGAGTCTGGCACTCTCTTTGATGGCTATCACAGAGACACCGTTTCTTCTCTGGGCCGATGAGATCGTGGGAAAATTCGGTGTGGGGGTTTTGCTTTCGTCGGGAGTGTTTGTTGTTGGCCTTAGAAATCTACTCGTGACCATGGCAGATTCTCCGTTTTCTCTTTTGCTGGTTCAGTTGCTTCAGGGCTGGACCTACATCGTGATCTATTACTCCATGATGTCGCTCATTCGTATGTTCGGCCCTGCAAGAATCAGAGCACAAAAATACTTCTGGGTCGCTATGGGAATAGGACCGTTCGTTGGATCGTCCATCGGTGGAATTTTTGCAGAGAGCCTCGGTCTCATCAACACTTACAGAATCTTTGGTCTGGTTCCGATGATCGTCTCTCTTTTCGTCTTTCTCTTTCTCAGGAGGTACGAAAGAGCTTCCTGACAACTTCTCTCACCTTCTGTGCGTGTTCTTCTTTGCAGATCAGTATCCCATTGGGAGAATCGATCACGATCACATCTGAAAGTCCCACGATGGCTACTGGTTTGTCGTGTATCTTCACAAAAACACGTTCACTGTCCACAAGTACCACATTCTCTGATTCTTCTGT contains the following coding sequences:
- a CDS encoding TetR/AcrR family transcriptional regulator, with the protein product MLTKKEAILKAAIEVFGKKGYERATTDEIAEKARVAKGLIFHYFRNKEGLYYQAYCKVVEKLQREFENFMRKNKNRDIFDFMERWLEKKLEYSINHPEETSFLVTLVGVKEDLRRRILTDLEKTQGKFFNFVREKLKELKLAEGVNEETALKFLMWFFKGFEEMYIRTYQGRPDQLKKDAQNLVEEVKVMLKIVKRGMLKE
- a CDS encoding glutaredoxin family protein, giving the protein MQHLKIKIYTTPTCPYCRKAKEYFRSLGLKFKEVDVTKNPKEAELMVKKTGQMGVPVIEIGNKIVIGFDKAKIDRLLGIS
- a CDS encoding MFS transporter — its product is MRYRLMSIEFLVYGSMAVYSLLSQFLASEGLTKSQIGLLMAIMPISSLYANHLNFEIASAAGRVNWLKKVVFFAGFLLWGLFLFEDFYVKLLFMAVFAFFFSATAPLAESVIVDITHQSRMNYGRIRLFGTFGFSFTALLMSALIRIGYVMIFMVFTLLMILTFFTLKKVDEVELGDEEKSRSRKPLPVFFWLLLPVVIFGIAVNNFNFVFLPVLIEERGYDISLASLALSLMAITETPFLLWADEIVGKFGVGVLLSSGVFVVGLRNLLVTMADSPFSLLLVQLLQGWTYIVIYYSMMSLIRMFGPARIRAQKYFWVAMGIGPFVGSSIGGIFAESLGLINTYRIFGLVPMIVSLFVFLFLRRYERAS